Genomic DNA from Thermobifida alba:
TCCCACCATCCGGGACTGGGGTGGCCGGGTCCCTCGGGGCCCACCACGTGGCTGTCGCCGGTCAGGGCGTGCAGCACCAGGACCGCGTTGGAGCGGTCCGCGTCGAGACTCCCCCATGTCTCGTACGCCAGCCGGACCCCGCGCAGTTCGCCGCCGTTCTCCAGCGGCAGCGGGTCGGCGAGTTCGACCCAGCGCCGGTTCCCCGGGGGGTCCCCCTCCCGCCACGCGCCGGTGGCGGGAAGGGAACCGGTGGTGTCTCGACTCACTGGTGCGCCTTGGCCGCGCGCAGCCCGGCCTCCAGGTCCGCGCGCAGGTCGTCGACGTGCTCCAGGCCCACGGACAGCCGGACGAGGCCGGGGGTGACCCCGCTGGCGAGCTGCTCTTCGGGGGTGAGCTGGCTGTGCGTGGTGCTGGCCGGGTGGACGATGAGGCTGCGCACGTCACCGATGTTGACGAGCTGGCTGAACAGCTCGGTGCCGTCCACGAGGGCGCGTCCGGCGTCGACGCCGCCGCGCAGCTCGAAGGAGACGATCGCGCCCGCGCCCCTGGGCAGGTACTTCTGGGCGGCCTCGTGGTACGGGTTGGAGGGCAGGCCCGGGTAGTAGACCTTCTCCACCTCGTCGCGGGACTCCAGCCACTCGGCGAGCGCCTGGGCGTTGGCGACGTGCCGGTCCATGCGCAGCGACAGGGTCTCGATGCCCTGGAGGATCAGGAAGCTGTTGAACGGCGAGAGGGCCGCGCCGGTGTCGCGCAGCAGCTGCACGCGCAGCTTGGCGGCGTAGGCGCCCGGTCCCAGCGCCTCCCAGTACTTCAGGCCGTGGTAGCTGGGGTCGGGCTGGACGAAGCCGGGGAAGCGGTCGCCGTGCGCGCCGAAGTCGAAGGTGCCGCCGTCCACCACGATGCCCGCGATGGTGGTGCCGTGGCCGCCGAGGAACTTGGTGGCCGAGTGGACCACGATGTCCGCGCCGTGCTCGATGGGCCGCTGCAGGTACGGCGTGGGCACGGTGTTGTCGACCATCAGCGGCACGCCGACCTCGTGGGCGGCGTCGGCCACGCCGCGCACGTCGAGCACGTTGTTGGCCGGGTTGGGCAGGCTCTCGGCGAAGAACAGCTTGGTGTTGTCGCGGGCCGCCGCGCGCCACTCGGCGAGGTCGTCCTGGTCCTTGAGGAAGGTGACCTCGATGCCGAGCTTGGGCAGGGTGTAGCGGAACAGGTTGTAGGTGCCGCCGTACAGCGACGGGCTGGCCACGATGTGGTCGCCCGCGCCCGCCAGGTTGAGGACGGCGGCGGTGATGGCGGCCGACCCGGATGCGAACGCGACCGCGGCCACGCCTCCCTCCAGGGCGGCCAGACGCTGCTCCAGCACGTCCTGGGTGGGGTTCATGATCCGGGTGTAGATGTTGCCGGGCTCGGCCAGGCTGAACAGGTCGGCGCCGTGCTGGGTGTCCCGGAAGACGTAGGAGGTGGTCTGGTAGATCGGGGTGGCCCGCGCGTTCGTGGCCGGGTCGGGTGCGGCTCCGGCGTGGATCTGCTTGGTCTCGAACGACCACTCTTCGGCGGGCTGGGGCGTGGTGTCTTCAGCGGTCATGGTGCTCCTGTCGAAACGCACTGCTGGAACTGGAGAAAGGCACTGGGCACGGCCGGACCCGTCCGGGATCCGGTGGGCGGTGCGGGAACGAGGTGCGGCTGGTTGGCGGCGCGCCGGTGGCGGTGGACGCGGTGCGGGAAGAGGCGTCGCTATCAGAGCATGCCGCGACAGAGCATGCTGCTCACGCGTGCGTAGTCGACGTGTCGGCGCGAGACGAGCTCAACCATGCTGACGAGGTTAACGGCTGTCTCAGCATTCCGTCCAGGAGTCTCACATTTCGGACAGTGCCGTCTGGCCAGCTCCCACCGTACCGGACGGCCCGAAACACGGCTCGCACCGTTCCGGATACGTTCTGCCCCCCGGCGCGGTACGGCGTCTGGGAGAATGGCGGCCGTGCGTGTCGCCATGCTGGGTCCGTTCGAACTGCGGGACAGGAGCCACCACCCTGTCGACCTGGGCGGACACAGGGTCGCGGCCCTGGTCGCGCGGCTCGCCCTGGCCCCCGGCACGCTCGTGTCCACCGACACACTGGTCGCGGACCTGTGGGACGGCTCCTCCGCCCGGGGCGGCGCCAACGCGGTGCAGCGCCTGGTCTCCCGCGCCCGCCAGGCGCTGCGGGAGCACGGTGTGGACGACCTGGCGATCGTCTCGCGGCGCGGCGGCTACCTGCTCCGCGTCGACCCCGGGGAGGTGGACGCCGTCGCCTTCGAGCGGGCGGCCGCCGAGGGGCGGCGGCTGCTGCGCGAGGCGGCCGACGAACGCGCCGCCGACACCCTGCGGCGCTGCCTGGACCTGTGGCGCGGCCCGGCCCTGGTGGAGTTCACCGCCGTCGACTTCGCGCGGGCGGCCGCGGACCGGCTGGCGGAACTGCGGACGGCCGCGGCGGAGGACCTGTTCGAGGCCGGACTCCGCCTCGGCCGCGCCGCGGAACTGCTGCCGGAGCTGACCGCGCTGCACGCCGACCATCCGCTGCGCGAGCGCACCGCGGGCCTGCTGATGCTCGCGCTGCGCGACTGCGGCCGGCGCGCCGAGGCGCTCGCCGTCCACGAACGCCTCC
This window encodes:
- a CDS encoding bifunctional o-acetylhomoserine/o-acetylserine sulfhydrylase; amino-acid sequence: MTAEDTTPQPAEEWSFETKQIHAGAAPDPATNARATPIYQTTSYVFRDTQHGADLFSLAEPGNIYTRIMNPTQDVLEQRLAALEGGVAAVAFASGSAAITAAVLNLAGAGDHIVASPSLYGGTYNLFRYTLPKLGIEVTFLKDQDDLAEWRAAARDNTKLFFAESLPNPANNVLDVRGVADAAHEVGVPLMVDNTVPTPYLQRPIEHGADIVVHSATKFLGGHGTTIAGIVVDGGTFDFGAHGDRFPGFVQPDPSYHGLKYWEALGPGAYAAKLRVQLLRDTGAALSPFNSFLILQGIETLSLRMDRHVANAQALAEWLESRDEVEKVYYPGLPSNPYHEAAQKYLPRGAGAIVSFELRGGVDAGRALVDGTELFSQLVNIGDVRSLIVHPASTTHSQLTPEEQLASGVTPGLVRLSVGLEHVDDLRADLEAGLRAAKAHQ